A genomic window from Phocoena sinus isolate mPhoSin1 chromosome 20, mPhoSin1.pri, whole genome shotgun sequence includes:
- the FDXR gene encoding NADPH:adrenodoxin oxidoreductase, mitochondrial isoform X2: MAPRCWRWWPWSAWPRTRLPPSESTQSRSRAPVGLNGSAGRPASAKYRSFRQQFSTQEQTPQICVVGSGPAGFYTAQHLLKHHPRAHVDIYEKQLVPFGLVRFGVAPDHPEVKNVINTFTQTAHSDRCAFHGNVVVGRDVTVQELRDAYHAVVLSYGAEDHRGLEIPGEELPGVLSARAFVGWYNGLPENRKLAPDLSCDTAVVLGQGNVALDVARILLTPPEYLEKTDITAAALGALRQSQVKTVWIVGRRGPLQVAFTIKVLGPEGEGPGSQVDGLLLGGCGRAELPGVEEGEPGRAPPGARCLPCWWELVVSPTWAGLWGGLRVDSTLGLTPPPLPAHTSKELREMIQLPGTRPILDPADFLGLQDRIKEVPRPRKRLMELLLRAAMEKPGVAEAARRASASRAWGLRFFRSPQQVLPSPDGRRAAGIRLAVTRLEGVGEAARAVPTGDVEDLPCGLVLSSIGYKSCPIDPSVPFDPKLGVIPNVEGRVVDVPGLYCSGWVKRGPTGVITTTMTDSFATGHILLQDLIAGLLPSGPRPGYAAIKALLGSRGVWPVSFSDWEKLDAEEVSRGQGAGKPREKLLDPQEMLWLLGH, translated from the exons ATGGCTCCGCGCTGTTGGCGCTGGTGGCCCTGGTCGGCATGGCCTCGGACCCGGCTGCCTCCTTCCGAGAGCACCCAGAGTAGGAGCAGGGCACCTGTAGGGCTGAATGGGAGCGCGGGGAGGCCTGCGAGCGCTAAGTATAGGA GCTTCCGCCAGCAGTTCTCCACACAGGAGCAGACCCCCCAGATCTGTGTGGTGGGCAGTGGCCCAGCTGGCTTTTACACCGCCCAACACCTGCTAAAG CACCACCCCCGGGCCCACGTGGACATCTACGAGAAGCAGCTGGTACCCTTCGGCCTGGTGCGCTTTGGCGTGGCACCCGACCACCCCGAGGTGAAG AATGTCATCAACACTTTTACCCAGACGGCCCACTCTGACCGCTGTGCCTTCCACGGCAACGTGGTGGTGGGCAGGGATGTGACCGTGCAGGAGCTGCGGGACGCCTACCACGCCGTGGTGTTG AGCTACGGGGCGGAGGACCATCGGGGCCTGGAGATCCCCGGAGAGGAGCTGCCGGGCGTGCTCTCAGCCCGGGCCTTTGTGGGCTGGTACAATGGGCTTCCTGAGAACCGGAAG CTGGCGCCGGACCTGAGCTGTGACACGGCCGTGGTTCTGGGGCAGGGGAATGTTGCTCTGGATGTGGCCCGGATCCTGCTGACGCCACCTGAGTACCTGGAG AAAACGGATATCACGGCGGCTGCCCTGGGGGCACTGAGACAGAGTCAGGTGAAGACGGTGTGGATAGTGGGCCGACGTGGACCCCTGCAAGTGGCCTTCACCATTAAGGTGCTGGGGCCTGAGGGAGAGGGGCCAGGGTCCCAAGTAGATGGTCTGCTCCTTGGGGGGTGTGGCAGGGCAGAGCTGCCTGGGGTGGAAGAGGGAGAGCCAGGCAGGGCCCCCCCTGGGGCCCGGTGCCTTCCGTGCTGGTGGGAGCTGGTGGTGTCTCCCacctgggctgggctctggggtgGGCTCAGAGTAGACAGCACTCTGGGCCTgactcctcccccactccccgcccACACCTCCAAGGAGCTTCGGGAGATGATTCAGTTACCAGGAACTCGGCCCATTTTGGATCCTGCGGATTTCTTGGGCCTTCAGGACAGAATCAAGG AGGTCCCTCGCCCGAGGAAGCGGCTGATGGAACTACTGCTTCGAGCAGCCATGGAGAAGCCAGGGGTGGCGGAGGCTGCCCGCCGGGCATCGGCCTCCCGCGCCTGGGGCCTCCGCTTTTTCCGAAGCCCTCAGCAGGTGCTGCCCTCGCCAGATGGGCGGCGAGCGGCAGGCATCCGCCTGGCAGTCACCAGACTGGAG ggCGTTGGTGAGGCCGCCCGGGCAGTGCCCACTGGAGACGTGGAGGACCTCCCCTGTGGGCTGGTGCTGAGCAGCATTGGGTATAAGAGCTGCCCCATCGACCCCAGTGTGCCCTTTGACCCCAAACTGGGGGTCATCCCCAATGTGGAGGGCCGGGTTGTGGATGTGCCAG GCCTCTACTGCAGCGGCTGGGTGAAGCGGGGGCCCACAGGTGTCATCACCACTACCATGACTGACAGCTTCGCCACCGGCCACATTCTGCTGCAGGACCTGATAGCGGGGCTGCTGCCGTCTGGCCCCAGGCCTGGCTACGCGGCCATCAAGGCCCTGCTCGGCAGCCGAG GGGTCTGGCCTGTTTCTTTCTCGGACTGGGAGAAGCTGGATGCTGAGGAGGTGTCCCGGGGCCAGGGTGCGGGGAAGCCCAGGGAGAAGCTGCTGGATCCTCAGGAGATGCTGTGGCTGCTGGGACACTGA
- the FDXR gene encoding NADPH:adrenodoxin oxidoreductase, mitochondrial isoform X12, with amino-acid sequence MAPRCWRWWPWSAWPRTRLPPSESTQSFRQQFSTQEQTPQICVVGSGPAGFYTAQHLLKHHPRAHVDIYEKQLVPFGLVRFGVAPDHPEVKNVINTFTQTAHSDRCAFHGNVVVGRDVTVQELRDAYHAVVLSYGAEDHRGLEIPGEELPGVLSARAFVGWYNGLPENRKLAPDLSCDTAVVLGQGNVALDVARILLTPPEYLEKTDITAAALGALRQSQVKTVWIVGRRGPLQVAFTIKELREMIQLPGTRPILDPADFLGLQDRIKEVPRPRKRLMELLLRAAMEKPGVAEAARRASASRAWGLRFFRSPQQVLPSPDGRRAAGIRLAVTRLEGVGEAARAVPTGDVEDLPCGLVLSSIGYKSCPIDPSVPFDPKLGVIPNVEGRVVDVPGLYCSGWVKRGPTGVITTTMTDSFATGHILLQDLIAGLLPSGPRPGYAAIKALLGSRGLGPGGLACFFLGLGEAGC; translated from the exons ATGGCTCCGCGCTGTTGGCGCTGGTGGCCCTGGTCGGCATGGCCTCGGACCCGGCTGCCTCCTTCCGAGAGCACCCAGA GCTTCCGCCAGCAGTTCTCCACACAGGAGCAGACCCCCCAGATCTGTGTGGTGGGCAGTGGCCCAGCTGGCTTTTACACCGCCCAACACCTGCTAAAG CACCACCCCCGGGCCCACGTGGACATCTACGAGAAGCAGCTGGTACCCTTCGGCCTGGTGCGCTTTGGCGTGGCACCCGACCACCCCGAGGTGAAG AATGTCATCAACACTTTTACCCAGACGGCCCACTCTGACCGCTGTGCCTTCCACGGCAACGTGGTGGTGGGCAGGGATGTGACCGTGCAGGAGCTGCGGGACGCCTACCACGCCGTGGTGTTG AGCTACGGGGCGGAGGACCATCGGGGCCTGGAGATCCCCGGAGAGGAGCTGCCGGGCGTGCTCTCAGCCCGGGCCTTTGTGGGCTGGTACAATGGGCTTCCTGAGAACCGGAAG CTGGCGCCGGACCTGAGCTGTGACACGGCCGTGGTTCTGGGGCAGGGGAATGTTGCTCTGGATGTGGCCCGGATCCTGCTGACGCCACCTGAGTACCTGGAG AAAACGGATATCACGGCGGCTGCCCTGGGGGCACTGAGACAGAGTCAGGTGAAGACGGTGTGGATAGTGGGCCGACGTGGACCCCTGCAAGTGGCCTTCACCATTAAG GAGCTTCGGGAGATGATTCAGTTACCAGGAACTCGGCCCATTTTGGATCCTGCGGATTTCTTGGGCCTTCAGGACAGAATCAAGG AGGTCCCTCGCCCGAGGAAGCGGCTGATGGAACTACTGCTTCGAGCAGCCATGGAGAAGCCAGGGGTGGCGGAGGCTGCCCGCCGGGCATCGGCCTCCCGCGCCTGGGGCCTCCGCTTTTTCCGAAGCCCTCAGCAGGTGCTGCCCTCGCCAGATGGGCGGCGAGCGGCAGGCATCCGCCTGGCAGTCACCAGACTGGAG ggCGTTGGTGAGGCCGCCCGGGCAGTGCCCACTGGAGACGTGGAGGACCTCCCCTGTGGGCTGGTGCTGAGCAGCATTGGGTATAAGAGCTGCCCCATCGACCCCAGTGTGCCCTTTGACCCCAAACTGGGGGTCATCCCCAATGTGGAGGGCCGGGTTGTGGATGTGCCAG GCCTCTACTGCAGCGGCTGGGTGAAGCGGGGGCCCACAGGTGTCATCACCACTACCATGACTGACAGCTTCGCCACCGGCCACATTCTGCTGCAGGACCTGATAGCGGGGCTGCTGCCGTCTGGCCCCAGGCCTGGCTACGCGGCCATCAAGGCCCTGCTCGGCAGCCGAGGTCTGGGCCCTGG GGGTCTGGCCTGTTTCTTTCTCGGACTGGGAGAAGCTGGATGCTGA
- the FDXR gene encoding NADPH:adrenodoxin oxidoreductase, mitochondrial isoform X3, translated as MAPRCWRWWPWSAWPRTRLPPSESTQSFRQQFSTQEQTPQICVVGSGPAGFYTAQHLLKHHPRAHVDIYEKQLVPFGLVRFGVAPDHPEVKNVINTFTQTAHSDRCAFHGNVVVGRDVTVQELRDAYHAVVLSYGAEDHRGLEIPGEELPGVLSARAFVGWYNGLPENRKLAPDLSCDTAVVLGQGNVALDVARILLTPPEYLEKTDITAAALGALRQSQVKTVWIVGRRGPLQVAFTIKVLGPEGEGPGSQVDGLLLGGCGRAELPGVEEGEPGRAPPGARCLPCWWELVVSPTWAGLWGGLRVDSTLGLTPPPLPAHTSKELREMIQLPGTRPILDPADFLGLQDRIKGEGPWPGPPAHQGGDGLEVPRPRKRLMELLLRAAMEKPGVAEAARRASASRAWGLRFFRSPQQVLPSPDGRRAAGIRLAVTRLEGVGEAARAVPTGDVEDLPCGLVLSSIGYKSCPIDPSVPFDPKLGVIPNVEGRVVDVPGLYCSGWVKRGPTGVITTTMTDSFATGHILLQDLIAGLLPSGPRPGYAAIKALLGSRGVWPVSFSDWEKLDAEEVSRGQGAGKPREKLLDPQEMLWLLGH; from the exons ATGGCTCCGCGCTGTTGGCGCTGGTGGCCCTGGTCGGCATGGCCTCGGACCCGGCTGCCTCCTTCCGAGAGCACCCAGA GCTTCCGCCAGCAGTTCTCCACACAGGAGCAGACCCCCCAGATCTGTGTGGTGGGCAGTGGCCCAGCTGGCTTTTACACCGCCCAACACCTGCTAAAG CACCACCCCCGGGCCCACGTGGACATCTACGAGAAGCAGCTGGTACCCTTCGGCCTGGTGCGCTTTGGCGTGGCACCCGACCACCCCGAGGTGAAG AATGTCATCAACACTTTTACCCAGACGGCCCACTCTGACCGCTGTGCCTTCCACGGCAACGTGGTGGTGGGCAGGGATGTGACCGTGCAGGAGCTGCGGGACGCCTACCACGCCGTGGTGTTG AGCTACGGGGCGGAGGACCATCGGGGCCTGGAGATCCCCGGAGAGGAGCTGCCGGGCGTGCTCTCAGCCCGGGCCTTTGTGGGCTGGTACAATGGGCTTCCTGAGAACCGGAAG CTGGCGCCGGACCTGAGCTGTGACACGGCCGTGGTTCTGGGGCAGGGGAATGTTGCTCTGGATGTGGCCCGGATCCTGCTGACGCCACCTGAGTACCTGGAG AAAACGGATATCACGGCGGCTGCCCTGGGGGCACTGAGACAGAGTCAGGTGAAGACGGTGTGGATAGTGGGCCGACGTGGACCCCTGCAAGTGGCCTTCACCATTAAGGTGCTGGGGCCTGAGGGAGAGGGGCCAGGGTCCCAAGTAGATGGTCTGCTCCTTGGGGGGTGTGGCAGGGCAGAGCTGCCTGGGGTGGAAGAGGGAGAGCCAGGCAGGGCCCCCCCTGGGGCCCGGTGCCTTCCGTGCTGGTGGGAGCTGGTGGTGTCTCCCacctgggctgggctctggggtgGGCTCAGAGTAGACAGCACTCTGGGCCTgactcctcccccactccccgcccACACCTCCAAGGAGCTTCGGGAGATGATTCAGTTACCAGGAACTCGGCCCATTTTGGATCCTGCGGATTTCTTGGGCCTTCAGGACAGAATCAAGGGTGAGGGGCCCTGGCCCGGCCCCCCGGCTCACCAGGGAGGGGATGGTCTAG AGGTCCCTCGCCCGAGGAAGCGGCTGATGGAACTACTGCTTCGAGCAGCCATGGAGAAGCCAGGGGTGGCGGAGGCTGCCCGCCGGGCATCGGCCTCCCGCGCCTGGGGCCTCCGCTTTTTCCGAAGCCCTCAGCAGGTGCTGCCCTCGCCAGATGGGCGGCGAGCGGCAGGCATCCGCCTGGCAGTCACCAGACTGGAG ggCGTTGGTGAGGCCGCCCGGGCAGTGCCCACTGGAGACGTGGAGGACCTCCCCTGTGGGCTGGTGCTGAGCAGCATTGGGTATAAGAGCTGCCCCATCGACCCCAGTGTGCCCTTTGACCCCAAACTGGGGGTCATCCCCAATGTGGAGGGCCGGGTTGTGGATGTGCCAG GCCTCTACTGCAGCGGCTGGGTGAAGCGGGGGCCCACAGGTGTCATCACCACTACCATGACTGACAGCTTCGCCACCGGCCACATTCTGCTGCAGGACCTGATAGCGGGGCTGCTGCCGTCTGGCCCCAGGCCTGGCTACGCGGCCATCAAGGCCCTGCTCGGCAGCCGAG GGGTCTGGCCTGTTTCTTTCTCGGACTGGGAGAAGCTGGATGCTGAGGAGGTGTCCCGGGGCCAGGGTGCGGGGAAGCCCAGGGAGAAGCTGCTGGATCCTCAGGAGATGCTGTGGCTGCTGGGACACTGA
- the FDXR gene encoding NADPH:adrenodoxin oxidoreductase, mitochondrial isoform X14: MAPRCWRWWPWSAWPRTRLPPSESTQTFGNSDEVRDPANAKALRKKRSAQMRVKPGKLFSQFSTQEQTPQICVVGSGPAGFYTAQHLLKHHPRAHVDIYEKQLVPFGLVRFGVAPDHPEVKNVINTFTQTAHSDRCAFHGNVVVGRDVTVQELRDAYHAVVLSYGAEDHRGLEIPGEELPGVLSARAFVGWYNGLPENRKLAPDLSCDTAVVLGQGNVALDVARILLTPPEYLEKTDITAAALGALRQSQVKTVWIVGRRGPLQVAFTIKELREMIQLPGTRPILDPADFLGLQDRIKEVPRPRKRLMELLLRAAMEKPGVAEAARRASASRAWGLRFFRSPQQVLPSPDGRRAAGIRLAVTRLEGVGEAARAVPTGDVEDLPCGLVLSSIGYKSCPIDPSVPFDPKLGVIPNVEGRVVDVPGLYCSGWVKRGPTGVITTTMTDSFATGHILLQDLIAGLLPSGPRPGYAAIKALLGSRGVWPVSFSDWEKLDAEEVSRGQGAGKPREKLLDPQEMLWLLGH, encoded by the exons ATGGCTCCGCGCTGTTGGCGCTGGTGGCCCTGGTCGGCATGGCCTCGGACCCGGCTGCCTCCTTCCGAGAGCACCCAGA CCTTTGGGAATTCAGATGAAGTAAGGGACCCTGCAAACGCTAAAGCTTTGAGGAAAAAGAGGAGTGCACAGATGAGGGTGAAGCCTGGGAAACTGTTTTCT CAGTTCTCCACACAGGAGCAGACCCCCCAGATCTGTGTGGTGGGCAGTGGCCCAGCTGGCTTTTACACCGCCCAACACCTGCTAAAG CACCACCCCCGGGCCCACGTGGACATCTACGAGAAGCAGCTGGTACCCTTCGGCCTGGTGCGCTTTGGCGTGGCACCCGACCACCCCGAGGTGAAG AATGTCATCAACACTTTTACCCAGACGGCCCACTCTGACCGCTGTGCCTTCCACGGCAACGTGGTGGTGGGCAGGGATGTGACCGTGCAGGAGCTGCGGGACGCCTACCACGCCGTGGTGTTG AGCTACGGGGCGGAGGACCATCGGGGCCTGGAGATCCCCGGAGAGGAGCTGCCGGGCGTGCTCTCAGCCCGGGCCTTTGTGGGCTGGTACAATGGGCTTCCTGAGAACCGGAAG CTGGCGCCGGACCTGAGCTGTGACACGGCCGTGGTTCTGGGGCAGGGGAATGTTGCTCTGGATGTGGCCCGGATCCTGCTGACGCCACCTGAGTACCTGGAG AAAACGGATATCACGGCGGCTGCCCTGGGGGCACTGAGACAGAGTCAGGTGAAGACGGTGTGGATAGTGGGCCGACGTGGACCCCTGCAAGTGGCCTTCACCATTAAG GAGCTTCGGGAGATGATTCAGTTACCAGGAACTCGGCCCATTTTGGATCCTGCGGATTTCTTGGGCCTTCAGGACAGAATCAAGG AGGTCCCTCGCCCGAGGAAGCGGCTGATGGAACTACTGCTTCGAGCAGCCATGGAGAAGCCAGGGGTGGCGGAGGCTGCCCGCCGGGCATCGGCCTCCCGCGCCTGGGGCCTCCGCTTTTTCCGAAGCCCTCAGCAGGTGCTGCCCTCGCCAGATGGGCGGCGAGCGGCAGGCATCCGCCTGGCAGTCACCAGACTGGAG ggCGTTGGTGAGGCCGCCCGGGCAGTGCCCACTGGAGACGTGGAGGACCTCCCCTGTGGGCTGGTGCTGAGCAGCATTGGGTATAAGAGCTGCCCCATCGACCCCAGTGTGCCCTTTGACCCCAAACTGGGGGTCATCCCCAATGTGGAGGGCCGGGTTGTGGATGTGCCAG GCCTCTACTGCAGCGGCTGGGTGAAGCGGGGGCCCACAGGTGTCATCACCACTACCATGACTGACAGCTTCGCCACCGGCCACATTCTGCTGCAGGACCTGATAGCGGGGCTGCTGCCGTCTGGCCCCAGGCCTGGCTACGCGGCCATCAAGGCCCTGCTCGGCAGCCGAG GGGTCTGGCCTGTTTCTTTCTCGGACTGGGAGAAGCTGGATGCTGAGGAGGTGTCCCGGGGCCAGGGTGCGGGGAAGCCCAGGGAGAAGCTGCTGGATCCTCAGGAGATGCTGTGGCTGCTGGGACACTGA
- the FDXR gene encoding NADPH:adrenodoxin oxidoreductase, mitochondrial isoform X1, which produces MAPRCWRWWPWSAWPRTRLPPSESTQSRSRAPVGLNGSAGRPASAKYRSFRQQFSTQEQTPQICVVGSGPAGFYTAQHLLKHHPRAHVDIYEKQLVPFGLVRFGVAPDHPEVKNVINTFTQTAHSDRCAFHGNVVVGRDVTVQELRDAYHAVVLSYGAEDHRGLEIPGEELPGVLSARAFVGWYNGLPENRKLAPDLSCDTAVVLGQGNVALDVARILLTPPEYLEKTDITAAALGALRQSQVKTVWIVGRRGPLQVAFTIKVLGPEGEGPGSQVDGLLLGGCGRAELPGVEEGEPGRAPPGARCLPCWWELVVSPTWAGLWGGLRVDSTLGLTPPPLPAHTSKELREMIQLPGTRPILDPADFLGLQDRIKGEGPWPGPPAHQGGDGLEVPRPRKRLMELLLRAAMEKPGVAEAARRASASRAWGLRFFRSPQQVLPSPDGRRAAGIRLAVTRLEGVGEAARAVPTGDVEDLPCGLVLSSIGYKSCPIDPSVPFDPKLGVIPNVEGRVVDVPGLYCSGWVKRGPTGVITTTMTDSFATGHILLQDLIAGLLPSGPRPGYAAIKALLGSRGVWPVSFSDWEKLDAEEVSRGQGAGKPREKLLDPQEMLWLLGH; this is translated from the exons ATGGCTCCGCGCTGTTGGCGCTGGTGGCCCTGGTCGGCATGGCCTCGGACCCGGCTGCCTCCTTCCGAGAGCACCCAGAGTAGGAGCAGGGCACCTGTAGGGCTGAATGGGAGCGCGGGGAGGCCTGCGAGCGCTAAGTATAGGA GCTTCCGCCAGCAGTTCTCCACACAGGAGCAGACCCCCCAGATCTGTGTGGTGGGCAGTGGCCCAGCTGGCTTTTACACCGCCCAACACCTGCTAAAG CACCACCCCCGGGCCCACGTGGACATCTACGAGAAGCAGCTGGTACCCTTCGGCCTGGTGCGCTTTGGCGTGGCACCCGACCACCCCGAGGTGAAG AATGTCATCAACACTTTTACCCAGACGGCCCACTCTGACCGCTGTGCCTTCCACGGCAACGTGGTGGTGGGCAGGGATGTGACCGTGCAGGAGCTGCGGGACGCCTACCACGCCGTGGTGTTG AGCTACGGGGCGGAGGACCATCGGGGCCTGGAGATCCCCGGAGAGGAGCTGCCGGGCGTGCTCTCAGCCCGGGCCTTTGTGGGCTGGTACAATGGGCTTCCTGAGAACCGGAAG CTGGCGCCGGACCTGAGCTGTGACACGGCCGTGGTTCTGGGGCAGGGGAATGTTGCTCTGGATGTGGCCCGGATCCTGCTGACGCCACCTGAGTACCTGGAG AAAACGGATATCACGGCGGCTGCCCTGGGGGCACTGAGACAGAGTCAGGTGAAGACGGTGTGGATAGTGGGCCGACGTGGACCCCTGCAAGTGGCCTTCACCATTAAGGTGCTGGGGCCTGAGGGAGAGGGGCCAGGGTCCCAAGTAGATGGTCTGCTCCTTGGGGGGTGTGGCAGGGCAGAGCTGCCTGGGGTGGAAGAGGGAGAGCCAGGCAGGGCCCCCCCTGGGGCCCGGTGCCTTCCGTGCTGGTGGGAGCTGGTGGTGTCTCCCacctgggctgggctctggggtgGGCTCAGAGTAGACAGCACTCTGGGCCTgactcctcccccactccccgcccACACCTCCAAGGAGCTTCGGGAGATGATTCAGTTACCAGGAACTCGGCCCATTTTGGATCCTGCGGATTTCTTGGGCCTTCAGGACAGAATCAAGGGTGAGGGGCCCTGGCCCGGCCCCCCGGCTCACCAGGGAGGGGATGGTCTAG AGGTCCCTCGCCCGAGGAAGCGGCTGATGGAACTACTGCTTCGAGCAGCCATGGAGAAGCCAGGGGTGGCGGAGGCTGCCCGCCGGGCATCGGCCTCCCGCGCCTGGGGCCTCCGCTTTTTCCGAAGCCCTCAGCAGGTGCTGCCCTCGCCAGATGGGCGGCGAGCGGCAGGCATCCGCCTGGCAGTCACCAGACTGGAG ggCGTTGGTGAGGCCGCCCGGGCAGTGCCCACTGGAGACGTGGAGGACCTCCCCTGTGGGCTGGTGCTGAGCAGCATTGGGTATAAGAGCTGCCCCATCGACCCCAGTGTGCCCTTTGACCCCAAACTGGGGGTCATCCCCAATGTGGAGGGCCGGGTTGTGGATGTGCCAG GCCTCTACTGCAGCGGCTGGGTGAAGCGGGGGCCCACAGGTGTCATCACCACTACCATGACTGACAGCTTCGCCACCGGCCACATTCTGCTGCAGGACCTGATAGCGGGGCTGCTGCCGTCTGGCCCCAGGCCTGGCTACGCGGCCATCAAGGCCCTGCTCGGCAGCCGAG GGGTCTGGCCTGTTTCTTTCTCGGACTGGGAGAAGCTGGATGCTGAGGAGGTGTCCCGGGGCCAGGGTGCGGGGAAGCCCAGGGAGAAGCTGCTGGATCCTCAGGAGATGCTGTGGCTGCTGGGACACTGA
- the FDXR gene encoding NADPH:adrenodoxin oxidoreductase, mitochondrial isoform X9, with translation MAPRCWRWWPWSAWPRTRLPPSESTQSFRQQFSTQEQTPQICVVGSGPAGFYTAQHLLKHHPRAHVDIYEKQLVPFGLVRFGVAPDHPEVKNVINTFTQTAHSDRCAFHGNVVVGRDVTVQELRDAYHAVVLSYGAEDHRGLEIPGEELPGVLSARAFVGWYNGLPENRKLAPDLSCDTAVVLGQGNVALDVARILLTPPEYLEKTDITAAALGALRQSQVKTVWIVGRRGPLQVAFTIKELREMIQLPGTRPILDPADFLGLQDRIKGEGPWPGPPAHQGGDGLEVPRPRKRLMELLLRAAMEKPGVAEAARRASASRAWGLRFFRSPQQVLPSPDGRRAAGIRLAVTRLEGVGEAARAVPTGDVEDLPCGLVLSSIGYKSCPIDPSVPFDPKLGVIPNVEGRVVDVPGLYCSGWVKRGPTGVITTTMTDSFATGHILLQDLIAGLLPSGPRPGYAAIKALLGSRGVWPVSFSDWEKLDAEEVSRGQGAGKPREKLLDPQEMLWLLGH, from the exons ATGGCTCCGCGCTGTTGGCGCTGGTGGCCCTGGTCGGCATGGCCTCGGACCCGGCTGCCTCCTTCCGAGAGCACCCAGA GCTTCCGCCAGCAGTTCTCCACACAGGAGCAGACCCCCCAGATCTGTGTGGTGGGCAGTGGCCCAGCTGGCTTTTACACCGCCCAACACCTGCTAAAG CACCACCCCCGGGCCCACGTGGACATCTACGAGAAGCAGCTGGTACCCTTCGGCCTGGTGCGCTTTGGCGTGGCACCCGACCACCCCGAGGTGAAG AATGTCATCAACACTTTTACCCAGACGGCCCACTCTGACCGCTGTGCCTTCCACGGCAACGTGGTGGTGGGCAGGGATGTGACCGTGCAGGAGCTGCGGGACGCCTACCACGCCGTGGTGTTG AGCTACGGGGCGGAGGACCATCGGGGCCTGGAGATCCCCGGAGAGGAGCTGCCGGGCGTGCTCTCAGCCCGGGCCTTTGTGGGCTGGTACAATGGGCTTCCTGAGAACCGGAAG CTGGCGCCGGACCTGAGCTGTGACACGGCCGTGGTTCTGGGGCAGGGGAATGTTGCTCTGGATGTGGCCCGGATCCTGCTGACGCCACCTGAGTACCTGGAG AAAACGGATATCACGGCGGCTGCCCTGGGGGCACTGAGACAGAGTCAGGTGAAGACGGTGTGGATAGTGGGCCGACGTGGACCCCTGCAAGTGGCCTTCACCATTAAG GAGCTTCGGGAGATGATTCAGTTACCAGGAACTCGGCCCATTTTGGATCCTGCGGATTTCTTGGGCCTTCAGGACAGAATCAAGGGTGAGGGGCCCTGGCCCGGCCCCCCGGCTCACCAGGGAGGGGATGGTCTAG AGGTCCCTCGCCCGAGGAAGCGGCTGATGGAACTACTGCTTCGAGCAGCCATGGAGAAGCCAGGGGTGGCGGAGGCTGCCCGCCGGGCATCGGCCTCCCGCGCCTGGGGCCTCCGCTTTTTCCGAAGCCCTCAGCAGGTGCTGCCCTCGCCAGATGGGCGGCGAGCGGCAGGCATCCGCCTGGCAGTCACCAGACTGGAG ggCGTTGGTGAGGCCGCCCGGGCAGTGCCCACTGGAGACGTGGAGGACCTCCCCTGTGGGCTGGTGCTGAGCAGCATTGGGTATAAGAGCTGCCCCATCGACCCCAGTGTGCCCTTTGACCCCAAACTGGGGGTCATCCCCAATGTGGAGGGCCGGGTTGTGGATGTGCCAG GCCTCTACTGCAGCGGCTGGGTGAAGCGGGGGCCCACAGGTGTCATCACCACTACCATGACTGACAGCTTCGCCACCGGCCACATTCTGCTGCAGGACCTGATAGCGGGGCTGCTGCCGTCTGGCCCCAGGCCTGGCTACGCGGCCATCAAGGCCCTGCTCGGCAGCCGAG GGGTCTGGCCTGTTTCTTTCTCGGACTGGGAGAAGCTGGATGCTGAGGAGGTGTCCCGGGGCCAGGGTGCGGGGAAGCCCAGGGAGAAGCTGCTGGATCCTCAGGAGATGCTGTGGCTGCTGGGACACTGA